A genomic window from Silene latifolia isolate original U9 population chromosome Y, ASM4854445v1, whole genome shotgun sequence includes:
- the LOC141628140 gene encoding protein FAR1-RELATED SEQUENCE 9-like produces MASTHLALEIHAAKVYTYSAFHKFKQEAIFSIDTCRRGGFTERGELEVTTVKDSTRKKNFEVAYSPALSDDTGTRKASCSCTMFERTEILCRHIIWIFSASGIKTIPEDYVLNRWMKEYLRLRIFNTNGEGTENMQVIDEKQIAMSIMWSEVHEAVGLLRDKGIADVDIFSAVMRSFKQSMSPLGEVLNKNQQMEKFMNCTACEVVTILPPKNSKNKGTGKRLLSAKTKAMVLARKPKRKCKNCKRMTNHDKRNCPNPFSAHTPLYEGSSEPEEDEGEEE; encoded by the exons ATGGCGTCAACACATCTGGCATTAGAGATTCATGCTGCAAAGGTGTACACCTATTCAGCTTTCCACAAATTCAAACAAGAAGCCATCTTCTCAATTGATACATGTAGAAGAGGAGGTTTCACTGAGAGAGGCGAGCTAGAGGTAACTACTGTCAAAGATTCAACCAGAAAGAAGAATTTTGAAGTTGCGTACAGTCCAG CTTTATCTGATGACACAGGTACACGTAAAGCAAGCTGCAGTTGTACGATGTTTGAAAGAACCGAAATCCTATGCCGCCATATAATATGGATTTTTTCAGCAAGTGGGATAAAAACTATACCAGAAGATTATGTTCTGAATAGATGGATGAAAGAGTATCTCCGATTAAGGATTTTCAATACTAATGGTGAAGGAACAGAAAACATGCAAGTCATCGATGAAAAACAAATTGCAATGTCAAtaatgtggtcagaagttcatgaaGCTGTAGGGCTCCTTCGAGACAAAGGAATAGCTGATGTTGACATCTTTTCTGCTGTAATGAGATCATTTAAACAGTCCATGTCACCATTAGGGGAAGTGttgaataaaaatcaacaaatggagAAATTTATGAATTGTACGGCATGTGAGGTAGTGACGATATTGCCACCAAAGAATTCGAAAAACAAGGGGACCGGAAAAAGATTGCTGTCAGCcaaaacaaaagcaatggtgTTGGCTAGGAAACCCAAACGTAAGTGTAAGAATTGCAAGAGAATGACAAATCACGACAAGAGAAACTGCCCTAACCCCTTCTCAGCACACACGCCATTGTACGAAGGGTCGTCTGAACCAGAAGAGGATGAAGGAGAGGAGGAGTAA